The DNA sequence ATTTTCCACAATTGGATGAGCTAGAGATACCATTTCAGCAGCCAGAGCCCGAGATACCATTTCAGCAGCCAGAGATACCCCTTCAGCAGCCAGAGGTACACCCTGATCCTCAGATGATCGAGCCCCAGATACCACCAGTATTATTTCCAACTCCCTTAGCCATAAATGCTTCAGTGTCAGGGATTTATCAGTTCCCACCCGCTGAGTTCATGGATGAGCAGATCATAGATCATTATATGCCTTTACCTTCCAGGGGATCCCAGACAGATCTTAGAGAGCCTCGGACAGTGCTGTATCATGAGTTTGCGAGGATGAGAGATGACATGCAGATGTGGAGGGCCCAGTGTAGTGAGATTCTTGGATTGTTTGAGCGACGAGAGTATGGTCCTGTATCAGCCTTACAGCCAGATTATGTGATGAGGGAGAGACTCGAACAGATCTACCGGGTAGCTTTGCAGGAGTTGGGAGAGTTGAGCCAGGAGGACATTCACACAGATGCAGTGTATTATCGAGCAGTGAGATTGGTGGAGACAGTGTTGGATTCGATCCGTCAGGAGATAGATCGTATTCCACCAGGATTCTGAGATCGGCTAGTTAGATAGATGTGTTGTACCATATGTGATatatgtatatagaggcagctaTAGTCATAGCGAGACTAGATATACGTGTAGTACCCCATTTTGGCATGTATCAGTGGTAGTTATGTTAGACCCTTTAGTATCAAGCATTAACACATGAGGCTGGtgtttgttttataaaataaatcttttaaatctcttttcttttatttatttaattttcaaTCTTTACAGTACCACTTTCATTTTACTGTTTTAcagtttttttatattttaaactCTCTTTAATTTTAAAAAGATCAATGAATTGTTTAAAATGATATTGTTCAGTCTAATTGACATTTTCCAGACAAATTGATAaacttttaaattaattatatttctGTTAAATTAAAATTGTTTCTTATCCATTTTCAATCATTTAAACAAGTTATTAAAAAGGATTGTTTGTTTTTTTATCAGAAAGATGGCACCAAAAAAGAAAGTCCCGAACTGAGTCATCCAATGGTAATACGGAAGGGcaaaataataacaatcataTGGACCAAATGTTCCACCTGAAGTAATAGCaaatggtaatgatgcagcaataatagttccagcagcagatgttacaacAGCCACTTCATCCTAAGCCACATGTACCACCAGTTGTACCTGTTTTTGCCTTTAAACAGTTTCAGTCGATAAAGCCTCCAGAGTTTGAAGGTACAACGGATCCCACTAAAGTTAGGGCATGGTTGAAGGAGATAGAGAAAGCGTTCGCACTGGTTAAAGTGGAAGGAGACCAGAAGACAGATTTTTCTAGTTACTTCTTAAAGAgggaagctaattactggtgggagtccaagaAAGTGCTAGAAGGCGACAGCATCGTAACTTGGGATAGATTCACCGAGCTTTTTCTGGAAAATTATTTTCCCCGCTACATGAAGAACCAAATGAAAATCAAGTTCTTGGAATTAAAGCAAGGGAGTATGTTAGTGACTGGATATGAAGCCAAGTTTattgaattggctaggtttgttccagaacaggttaATACTGATGAGAAACGtgctaagagattccagcagggattgcagccatggattcgtagcagagtgGAAGTGTTTAAATTGACAACCTACATGTCCGTGGTTCAGAaagctatgattattgaaggagaaagtgaaaTGTCTCAAAAGGAAAAAGGACAGGGAAGTTTTCAGAACCGTTGCAACAGAAGGCCGGGTTTCAAGCCTGGACAAATACAAATTTTAAAAGGATAGAGCAAGGCAATCAGAGATCGGGCAATCGGTTCCAAGCCCCAAATCAACAAAGGGTCATTCGACCACCACTAACCGATTGCAAGACATGTGGGAAGAAACATACAGGGATCTGTAATAAGCCGAATGTCACGTGCTTTAAGTGCAAACAAAAGGGACATTATTCCGGTGAATGCCCAAAAGGGAAGACGGAGATTACCTATTTTCAATACGGAAGAAAAGGGCACATTGAAAAGGACTACAGAGGAACAGCTATGGAAGCCAGTATTCCAAGGGttttggcattacctccaccaccatAGCAGAATCAGCCTAAGGCAAGGACCTTTAATATGTcaatgaaagaagttgtgaagaatcCAAACATAGTGGTAGGTACGCTTTTTGTGAATTCTGTAGATGCAAAAGTGTTGATTGATTCTGGTGCcacaagatcttttatttctgaggAATTTATCCATAAGCTATACTGTGAAATTCAACGGTTGGgcgaaacgttaattataaaactagcgaatgacgaccaagttcaGATAGACCGGGTGTGTCCAGGGTGTGATATCGAAATAACGGGACATCACTGCTatgttgacttgatacctttcaagttgggagaatttgatgttattttggGGATGGATTGGTTAGCCAGCAATAATGCTCATAtcgattgcgcgaataagaaagtgagtctatgaactgaagagaatgcaacggtaatatttaaaggtgagaaacAGAAACAAAGGTTTTTAACGATGATGCAAACTAGACGATTGTTGCACCAGGGATGCGAAGCTTATTTAGCTTATATTTTAGATACGGAAAAGGGAAGTCCAAAGATCGAAGATATTCCCGTGGTATGTGAATTTcctgatgtttttccagatgaacttctAGGATTACCTCCGGATCGGGAAATCGAGTTTACCATTGACCTAGCACCAGGTACTAAACCAGTTTCAAAGTCTCCGTATCGAATGACACCGGTTGAAATTAAAGAGCTGGcaacgcaattgcaagatcttTTGAATAAGGGGATTATAAGATCTAGTGTGTTctcatggggtgcaccggtattatttgtaaagaagaaagacgacagtatgcggttatgtatctattatcgtgagttgaataagttaactatcaagaataaatatcatttgccacgaatcgatgatttatttgaccaactGAAGGAAGCAACATgattttcgaagattgatttaagatcagatTACCaccagttaaagatcaaggcggAAGATATTCCTAATACTGCTTTTCGAACTAGATACAGACATTATGAATTCCTCATAATGGCATTTGGATTGACCAAGCACCAGCGGcgttcatggatttgatgaacagagtgttcaaaaagtacttggataaatttatcattatatttattgatgacatccgGATCTACTCGAAGACTGAGGAAGAACATGCTGAACACCTAAGAATTactttggaaattttgaggaaaGAACAACTTTATGCAAAAATTTTGAAATGCGAATTCTGGTTGagagaagtacaatttttaggtcACATAATCAGTActgaaggaattcaagtggatccaGCAAATATTGAAGCTGTTCTAGatttgggaaagaccaaagaccccgacgaaagttagaagtttcttgggattggctggttattatagaagatttgttaaagattttgcgaagatagctacgccattaacTAAATTGACTCGGAAGAACGAAAAGCTTAcatggaatgaaaaatgtgaagaaagctttcaagaattTAAGAATCGACTAGTCACCGCACATATACTTATGCTACCAGATGATCGaggagattttgtcatttacagtgaCGCGTCCTATCGAGGGCTTGGGTGTGTATTAATGCAGCACGACAACGTAATTGCGTATGcttctagacaactgaaacctcatgaacaaaaataccCAACGCACGATCTGGAATTAGCCGCCATTGTATCGCACTGAAACTTTGTAGATATTATCTTTATGGCgagaaatgtgaaatttacacggatcataagagtctGAAATATATTTTGACGCAGgaagaactcaacatgagacagcGACGTTGGTTGGAGCTAATCAAAGGCTACGAcgtatcaatcaattatcatccaggtaAAACAAATATTGTAGCAGATGCACTAAgtcgaaaggaaagattgaatatattgaCATCCTCAGAAGAATTGATCAGAGAATTTGATAAACTGGAAATTGAAATTCGTATTCTTGAAGAATCCACCGAAAtgtgttgagcaagattgaaagCTGTACGTAtatctcaacaatactggtttggataactcaacatagaacaaggactttgaaataatctatgttccactaggaCAATACAGATTGTTTGattgggtatatgcacaaaaggtcttgatagctgcagtgaagaagacgtcaacagtgatccgtatgaagttcattaatatattcaggcatcggaggaataaggttggagtcattcgaaacagttatcagaatcagtgtgaagaactcaaggattcctagtgtagttggttatatttggtagaagacttaacagtggtcTATACgagtataatacgaaggcctgagagcggaactagtcgtaTGTGAACCAAACCCGTGCAcgagacgtcagtgatccgtgaaaggaaacggagtattatttttaggaacACTGTTAGgtggtttttgtactcgaggTCTCTGAAAATATTTTAAGGTAAAAAACCCCGGAAATTATAAGTCCTGAAGATACAGAGGAGTACAGCTCGAGGATTTATGggatttatttttaatcaatgacggattttttattaaatgaataaatgaaaattatctcatttatttatttaattttagatcacaatttgattttaaaataataaattaaaaattaatttttcattaaatgaataaatgaatttcaaaatatttatttatttaatttaatatcaatatttaattttggtaaattcaaattaatgtttgaattttatttaaattaataaataaatttaaagtttatatatttatttattttaaatgtcaaatatttattttatttaattaccAGCCAAAAAGTTAAATTGAAATCAAAGCTGAGGTGTACACAGAAATCAAGAGGAGGGTACAAATCGTACAAGACAAAACATTAATCAACCAGAAAAGCCGGCAGCGTTTTGTGTGTTCTCCCGGGCTGCCCAAACGCGCGCGTGTCGCGCATGCGGGGTCACTCCCTTCCCAGCTTCTTGCGCGTGCGTCACAACGCAACCCTGGCACGCCTGTTCAATTCAAGTAAAAGGCTGCTGTGTTTTTTTTATGCTGTAGATGCAGTcatatgtttatttattaaaCAGCTAATTTTTTAGTGTGAGCCTAAGGACATATATTAAGAATCTATGCTTGATGAGTTGTCAAAATTTTATTGTTGAGGagtttattaaaaatgatggaccCCGTACATGTACAAAAATCTCCGCCAATAAAATGTTGACAACTTATCATGTACGAATTTTTAATATATGGCATTGGGCACACACTAGAAAAAACGATTAAACAAATGAAACGCATCTACAGAATTTTTTTTGTGTGCAAAGAAATGCACAATTAATTGGCAGGTTTCTTGTTCTGGCAATGCACATGGTGGGACCCGGTTGTTGTGTAAATGAAGAAAACAAGTACACTGCCTCTCTTTTGTTTTGTGCAACAAAGAGATCAAAGGCAGCTTACATATCGCATACCGAAAAAAATAAGTCGCAACTTGTGAATCGAAGCGTCGCAGGTTGGCTCTTTCTAAGTCGCAGGTTGGCTCTTTCTAAGTCGCAGGTTGCTGAGCTGCTTTGTCAAATAGTGAGGCGCATGTTGTATTATTTTGGAACAAATAAACTCGGCGCAGGTTGAAGAAAAAAATTGGCCAACGCAGGTTGGGAAAATAATTCAGGTCACAGGTTAATTTTTGTAAGGCCGTGAATTTAAAATATATGGACTAAAATCAGTCACGTGTCCCTCTTCTCTCTCTACCCTACCAATCTATATAATCAATTAGTAGTAAATTGGATCAAAATCTCCTCCTTTTTTTCAAGTGCGAAGCTCTTGAAGTTTTATCTTAGCACATTTTAAAAAGTTTGATTTGACAAGGGGAGTTCATATCCAATTTGTTTCACACTTgttaaagccttacaaacttgtaacactcattatttaaaactctcttgattgtatttaatatttTTTGATAGAAGCTCTAAATTCTTAGAGTGATAGATATAATCCTAGATTGATAGCTATTATTTTTATTCTCTCTATACTTGttgcttcgaattatttatattcggagttgtaagGAAACCTTTAGGGCTTAATTTCTTAATAATAAGAATTATTCTGTGAatcttcttgtgtttgtttatttcgttttcgaggtttattttccgctgtaattaattttagaaaacgaagaacatacattcacccccctctgtatgtacatttggacctaacaatttgtatcagagctTGATGATTGAAGTACAGATCTGATCCGTTAGATTAGGAAGTTTTGTTGTTAATTTTGGTTGTACGGAGTCTAGTAGTGTTTTCGGTGTGTAGATCTGAATTGGATTTGTTGGTTTTGACTTGACTGGTTTGGTATTGTTGACTGACTAGGTTATCATATTTTGAGACGTTATATTGCAAATTTTTCTCAGATCTGATAAGATGAGTTCTCAGAAAGTTTGTAGTATCAAGGTTCCTCtgataaatcgagatataatctatggaaaaagaaaaaggTATTGTATATTCGGGCGTCGAATCCAGAGTATATGAGAGTGTTAAGAGAAGGACAACATGTGCCGATGAAGGATCATCCGGAGTTGCCTAATATGAGAATGTCATGTCCTGCAGCTGAATGGAGTGCATGTGACAAAGAATTGATAGCTCTGGATGAAGGCCTCCACCTTATTTTGGTGGATCGATGGATGATGACATGACTCACCAAATTATGGTATGTGAGAGTGCAAGGCACATGTGGGAAACCATAGAACTGCTTATGGAAGGAACTGAAGATGTCAGGCAGAATCGATTAAACATCTTGACTCCATAATATGAGGCCTTTAAGTCCTGTCCTGGAGAAAGTACTACTCAAGTCTTTGAAAGACTGAACAAGCTTTTAAATGAATTAAGTATTCATGGCAAGACTTATCCTCAGAGAGAAGTCAACCGGAAGTTTATGTTAGTCCTACCTCACCACTTAGAGAATAAGGCTTCATCTGTTCGTGAGCGTGTTGACTTTGAAACcatgacacttgagaagttgTATGGTAAGCTGAAGACTCATGAAATGGAGCAAGAACAAAGGAAGATTATCTATGATGGTGGCACAGTTGATAACAAGAATGCTGAACTACTCAAGACAAATGCTCTTGTAACCAGTGAAATCAAAGAGCTTGACATTACTGCTGAAAAGCCTAAGTCCAAAGTTGAAATGCTCTTTTGAAGCTGAGATGGATGATGAAAACCTCTCTAGGAATCCAAGTGACTACTACACCACTGAGGAGCTACAAAATATGGAAGATACTACTATGGCCAACTTAGCTGGGATGTTCAGTAACATCAGGTTTAGAAGGAAACAAGGCTTTAGGGGTTCTGGAAGGAGCAACCGTGGTtagaggtcaagttcatcttctggatcaggttacaaaacaaggatggttgatagaagcaagttcagatgctataactgtgatgaggtTGGGCACTTTCCCACTGAATGTATGAAGCCTCAACAAACAAAGGATAAAGGCAAAGCTTATCAAAAGAAGGACTCAGGTAGCTCAAGGAAGTAGTCAGTGGAATCTTACATAGCTGAGGGGAAGagctgggatgacactgatgaggAAGAAGAGCAATATGGAAATCTAGCATTGATGGCAGAATCTTCTTCTCAGGTACCATTTCCAACTATTCATGCTTTACCTTCAGATAACTTGTGTGAGAATGAACATTGTGTCGCCTTCAGGAAGACTATCCTAGTGTATGGAAATGTTGTTTCTCATCACTATATTAAGGCACAATACAATACAAAGGAATGCATTGAACAACATGAGCCGTAAAAGAAGTGTATAGAAACGTTAGTACTACACTAAGATGTACTCTTCTTGATGTCGAAGACCTTAAAGTAGAACTAAAGAAAGTTAAAGATAAAAATTATAAGTTAGTTCTAGATAGGGTTGGTGTTGAGAATCTTAAGCAAACCAATATatatttagagcttaagattACTAAGCACCTTGAGACATAGGAAGAACTTAAGAACAAGAATGCAAAATTAGAAACTAAATTGCATGTTTTTACTGATTCCGCAAATCTTGCTAAGAAGCTCATACCTGATCAAGTAGTTGGTGGAAAGGTTGGGATAGGCTTATACTACGACGAACTTAAAAAAGCTTCTAAGAAACGAGTAGTTGAAAATGAGCCTGTAGAGAAAGTTGTTAATCCCCCTAGTACACCTCATGTTCTTAAGGAAGCTAAGAAGCCTCTATTTAAGAAAGCTAC is a window from the Apium graveolens cultivar Ventura chromosome 1, ASM990537v1, whole genome shotgun sequence genome containing:
- the LOC141672478 gene encoding uncharacterized protein LOC141672478 — translated: MLQQPLHPKPHVPPVVPVFAFKQFQSIKPPEFEGTTDPTKVRAWLKEIEKAFALVKVEGDQKTDFSSYFLKREANYWWESKKVLEGDSIVTWDRFTELFLENYFPRYMKNQMKIKFLELKQGSMLVTGYEAKFIELARFVPEQVNTDEKRAKRFQQGLQPWIRSRVEVFKLTTYMSVVQKAMIIEGESEMSQKEKGQGSFQNRCNRRPGFKPGQIQILKG